In Blastococcus saxobsidens DD2, the genomic stretch GGGGTTCTCACCCAGCAGGTCGATCGACGCCATGATCATGCCGGGGGTGCAGTAGCCGCACTGGAGCCCGTGCATCTCGTGGAAGGCCTTCTGCACCGGGTGCAGCTCCCCGCCCTGGCCGACCCCCTCGATGGTGGTCACCTCGGCGCCGTCGGCCTGGACGGCGAACACGGTGCAGCTCTTCACGGCCTCGCCGTCGAGGTGCACGGTGCAGGCGCCGCAGTTGCTGGTGTCGCAGCCGACGACCGTGCCGACCTTGCCGAGCTGCTCGCGCAGGTAGTGCACCAGCAGGGTCCGGGGCTCGACGTCGTCGTCGTACGACGCCCCGTCCACCCGCACGCTGATCCGCGTCATCAGTCCTCCGCTTCGTTGCAGGGGTCCCTCGTTGCAGGGGGAACTGCGCCCACGGCCGACCGTGGACCCGGAGCGGAGTCTCACCCGAAAGCAGTGACTTAGGCCACGCTAAATTTCGATGAACCGGCTGTTCGGGCCCCGATCGCGCCCTGTTCGAGCGGATCCGGGACGTTGCACGGCGGTTGCAACCTGGGGAGCCGACGTCCTCAGACGGCCGCGGAGACCCGCTCGGCCGGCACCTCGGCCACCGGGGCGCGCAGCTCGCGGCGCCGCAGGACGGCGGAGACCGCCAGCGGGATCAGCCCGGCCGCGGCCAGCCCGGCGCCGACGGCGCTGGGCGCCCGGTAGCCGAGGCCCGCGGCGATGACGAGCCCGCCGACCCACGCGCCGAGGGCGTTGGCGAGGTTGAGCGCCGCGTGGTTGAGCGCGGCCCCGAGCATCTGGGCCTCCCCGGCGGTCTCCATCAACCGCAGCTGCAGCAGGATCGCCAGGGTGGAACCGCTGACCGAGACGAGGAAGACCCCGACCACGAGGCCGGGCGCCCACGGCGCCACCAGCGCGGTCGCGGCGAGCACGGCCATCAGCACGACCAGGGAGCCGCCCAGCGAGCGGAACAGCGCCCAGTCGCCCAGCCGCCCGGCCAGCGCCGTCCCGATGACCCCGCCGACCCCGTAGACCAGCAGCACCACGGGGAGGGTGCCGCGGGAGAGTTCCGCGACGTCGGTGACGACGGGGGCGATGTAGCTGTAGAGCGCGAACATGCCGCCGAAGCCGACGACGCCGACCGCCAGGGTGAGCAGCACCTGCGGCCGGCGCAGCGCACCCAGCTCGCCGCGGACCGTGGCGTCGGGCCGCCCCGGCGACGACGGGACGACGACCAGCACGGCCACCACGGTGGCCGCGGCCAGGACGACCACCAGCCAGTACGCCGAGCGCCAGCCGGCCGCCTGGCCCAGCCAGGTCGCGGCCGGGACGCCGGCGACGAGTGCGACGGCGAGCCCGAGCATGACCGAGCTGACCGCGCGACCGCGCAGGTGCGGGGCGACCAGCGACGCGGCCACCAGCGAGGCCACGCCGAAGTACGCGCCGTGCGGCAGGCCGGCGAGGAACCGGGCGCCCAGCAGCGTTCCGTAGCCGGGCGCCAGGGCGGTGAGCACGTTCCCGGCCAGGAAGGCGGCCATCAGGCCGACCAGCAGCGCGCGCCGGGGCAGGCGGGCGCTCATCGCCGCGATCACCGGAGCGCCGACCACGACCCCGAGGGCGTAGGCGGAGATGACGTGGCCGGCCGAGGGGATGTCGACCCCCACGCCCTCGGCGATGTCGGGCAGCACCCCCATGGTCACGAACTCGGTGGTGCCGATCGCGAACCCGCCGAGCGCCAGCGCCACGATGGCCACCACGACCCGGACCGGGCTGAGGGACGGGGCATCGACGGCGGGGGGAGCGGCACTCACTCGGACTGCCAAGTGCCGGCTCGGGGTCGGCATTCCCGCCGTCGGCGCGCCGGTGGGGCAGGTCACCGCAGGCGGCCGGCACCCCCGCGCAGCCGCTGCAGGTGCGCGACGGCCGCCGCCCGGCGCGGCGAGCCCACCGGCAGGGTCTCCTGCAGCGCATGCCACACCGCGGCGTCCCCCTGCCCGTCGGGGAGCTGCACGTAGCGCAGCAGGTGCTCGGGACGGCGGCCGGAGAGCACGGCCCGGCGCAGCTGGGCGGCCAGCCGGTCGCGCGCCAGGACCACGCCGGGGGCGAGCGACCCGGGCAGCACCGGCCCGCGGTAGCGCTCCAGCGCCGGGCCGACCTCACCGCGCGCGACCAGCCGGCGCACCTGCTGGGCGTCGGTGGCCAGCCGGCCGACCAGCCGGTACGGGCGGGAACCGAGCAGGTCCGCCCCGACCAGCCGGCGCAGCCGGGAGAGCTCCGCGCGCACCGTGACCGTCGCGGCCGCCCCGGCGTGGCACTCCACGGCCAGCTCCGCCGCGGTCCGGCCGCGCCCGGTGGCGGCCGCCTCGGCGAGCAGGAACAGCAGCTCCGAGTGGCGCACCGAGAGCTCCAGGTGTCCACCGGGCAGCGAGAGCCGGGCCCGGTCGTGCCCCAGCACCTCCAGCCGCGCGGGGCCCGCGGCCGCGGCCGCCGCTGCGCCGGGCGGCCGCTCCCGGTGCAGCCAGCGCAGCTCGGCCTCGACGGCGGCGACGGTGGCCCGCACCAGCGTGAGGACGTGCGGACTGGCCACGTGGTCGCCCCCGGTGACGTCGATCGCACCGAGCAGCGCGCCGGTGACCGGGTCGTGCACCGGCGCGGCCGAGCAGCTCCACGGCTGCACCGTGCGGCGGAAGTGCTCGCTGCCGTAGATCTGCACCGGGGAGTCGACGGCCAGGGCGGTGCCGGGTGCGTTGGTGCCCGCCACGTCCTCCGACCACCGGGCGCCCTCGACGAAGTTCATGCCCTCGGCGCGAGCGCGCAGCTGCCGGTCGCCCTCCACCCACAGCATCCGGCCCGAGGCGTCGGTGACGGCGACGATCATCCGGTCCGCCTCGGCGTCCTGGACCAGCAGCCGGCGGATCACCGGCAGCACCGGGGCCAGCGGGTGCGCGGCACGGTAGGCGAGCAGGTCGGCGTCGAGCAGCTCCACCGGCGGCAGGCCGCCGTCGGGGTCCACCCCGCTGCCGAGGGAGCGGCGCCAGGACTCCACGACCACGCCGCGGACGGCGCCGTCGGCGGGCAGGTCGCTGGTGGTGACCAGGCGCTCGTGCGCCGCACGCAGCCGGCGGGTGCGCGCGGCGGTGGGCGCGCCGTCCGGCAGCGCCAGCCAGGGGTTGACGGCGGTCGTCACCGGCCGGTCCGCGGAAGGGGGCTCATCTCCCCGTCATCGTGACCGGTGACGCGGCTTTCCACCAGAGATCAGGCGGCCGGCACCTCGTCGGCGACCGGGAGCTGCCACGGCCGGACGACGGTCACCAGCACCGCGATCGCCAGGCTCAGCGCGGTGACGACCACCAGCCCGATCGCGACGGCGTCGTTGCCGAGCAGCCCGACGACCGGCGAGACCAGGGCGCCGACGCCGAACTGGATGGCGCCGAGCAGCGCCGCGGCGCTACCGGCGGCGTCGCCGTGCCGGGAGAGCGCCAGCGCGGGGGCGTTGGGCAGCGCCAGGCCGCAGGCGAACAGCACCGCCCACAGCGCGCCGGTGACGCCGACCAGACCGCCGGTGCCCGTCCCCGCCAGTGCCACCAGCGCGGCGCCGGCCAGCGCGCCGAGCACCGTGCCGGCGACGAGCAGCTGCTGGGGCGACCAGCGGCGCAGCAGCAGCGGGTTGAGCTGGGTGGCCGCGATCAGCCAGAACGCGCCGGCACCGAAGAGCAGCCCGAACTGCTGCTCGTCGAGGCCGAACTGCCCCTGGTAGACGAAGGAGGAGCCCGACACGTAGCTGAACAGGCCGGCCATCGTCAGCCCCGCCACGAGAACCAGCCCCACGTAGGTGCGGTCGTGCAGAAGCCTGCCGTAGGTGCGCAGCGTGCCGCGTACGCCGCTGCTCCGCCGCCGCTCCGGCGGGAGGGTCTCCGGCAGCGTCTTCCACCCGACGGCCAGCATGCCCACGCCGTACGCGGCGAGCAGCAGGAAGACGCCGCGCCAGTCGGTGAACCGCAGGACCTCCCCACCGATGGTGGGGGCGAGCACCGGCGCGGCGCCGAGCACGAGGAACAACCGGGAGAGCATCGTGGCCGCGGACCGGCCGACGTACAGGTCGCGCACGACCGCGAGGGCGATCACCGAACCGGCGGCGGCGCCCACGCCCTGCAGGACGCGCAGCGAGCCGAGGACGGCGATGTTCGGCGCGACCAGCACGAGCAGGGACGCCAGCACGTGCAGCGCGGTGCCGGCCAGCAGCGGCCGCCGGCGGCCGAACGCGTCGGACAGCGGGCCGATCACCAGCTGGCCGAGCGCCAGGCCGATCAGGGTGCCGGTCAGCGTGAGCTGCACCGTGGCCGAGGTGCTCAGCAGGTCGTCGGCGATGCGGGGCAGCGCCGGCAGGTACATGTCGATGGTGAGCGGGCCGAGCGCGACGAACGCGCCCAGCGTCAGCGCGATCCGTGCGGCGCCGGGGCGCGCGACGGCGGGGGCCGGAGCGACCGCGGGCACGTCGGCGCGGTCCTGGACGGCGGTCATGTGCGGGTCCTCGTCGATCGGGAAGAGCGGAACCGATGGGGACCGCAGTACGGAGCCGACAAGCGCGCAGCCGCCCCGGGCATTCCGGACGACGGCGCGTCAGCCCGGAGGGCGGGCCGGCAGGAGCGCGCGCACGTCGCGGGCGCGCAGTGCGCCGGCCCACAGCCCGGTCCCGTACGCCAGGTCGTCCAGCCGCCGGGCGAGGACGGAACGGACCGGTCCGACCGCTGCCCGGTGCGGCCACCAGGCCAGTAGCCCATCGGCCACGGCGGCGGCGAGCAGCCGCCGCCGGGCCCGCCGCGAGACCACCGCCGCGGCGGCCGCCACCGGCCAGTGGTGCCGCGTCGCCTGACCGGGTCAGCCCCCGGCCCGCCGACGCCATGCCACGCACCGCCAGCACCGCGGCGAGGCCGACGGGGGGCCGCTCCCCCGGCCGAGCCAGCCGGTGCGCCAGCCGGCCGGCGGTGACGGCGACGACACCGAACGCCGCCCACCCGCCCCGGCGCCCGCCGGCCAGGAGCAGCGCCCACGCCGCGGCGGTCTCCGGCGCGAGGACCAGCGGGGAGACCGCAGCCCCGTGCCGGGCGGCCAGCAGCGCGGCCCCCGTGCCGTAGAAGGCACGCCGGCGCAGCCACGCGGCGGTGCGCGCCGGGTGCTCGTGCGCCACCGCGGCGGCCGGCTCGTACCGCACCCGCCACCCCGCCCCGGCGAGCCGCCAGACGAGGTCGACGTCCTCCGCGACCGGCATGCCCTCGTCGAAGCCGGTCCCCAGGGCGGGCCGGCGCACCAGCAGCGCCGCGCTGGGCAGGTAGGACAGCGCCGAGAGGGGGCGGACCGCCGCCGGGACGGTCCCCATGTCCAGGGCGCCCGCGACGTCCTCGTACGGGCTGGTCCAGCCGCGGGCGGCGCCGGCCAGCGGCACGATCCGCGGGCCGACGGCGGCGAGCCGGGGATCGGCCAGGTGCGGGCGCAGCCGGGCGAGCCAGCCGGGGAGCGGCACGCAGTCGGAGTCGAGGAAGGCGACGAGTTCGGTGCCGGCCGCCGCGAGACCGGCGTTGCGCGCGGCCGCGGGGCCGCGCGCGGTCGCGTGCCGGAGCACCCGGACGCCGTCGGGGACGGCCACCGGCCGCGCGGAGCCGTCGTCGACCACGACGACCGGCAGCGCGGCGGTGCCGGGGTCGGCGCGGAGCGCCGCCAGCAGCCGGGCCAGCGCGGCCGGACGGTCCTTGACCGGGACGACGACGGTGACGCCGTCCGTGCGGGGGTCCGGCGGCAGATCCGGGTGCGCGAGCCCCGCGTCGAGCAGCCGGCCGGCCAGGGCGGCGCTCGTCGCGTCATCGACCGCGAGCCGGTCCCCGGCCAGCAGGCCGGCCGCGCGGGGAGCAACCCGGAGCAGCCGCAGCGGCGAGCCGCCGAGCAGGGTGGCGCCGCCGTCGCGGCGACGGACCCGCGGGTCCAGCCGGACGGCGAACCCGTCGGGCAGCCGGTCGGCCGGCGCGGCCGGGATCACGCGCCCGCCAGCACCTCGTCGGTGGTCGCGAACGTCACCAGCGGGGCGTAGCCGCCCATCACCTGCAGCGCCCGCGCGTGCTCCTCGTCGCCGGCGCCCGCGCAGGCGTCGGTGACCACGCGCACGTGCACGCCGGCGTCCGCGGCCGGCAGCACGGTGGAGACCACGCAGCAGTCGGTGGCCACCCCGGCCACGGTGAGCGGCCCCTCACCGACGAGGCCGGCGAGCTCCGGCCCCCACTTGCCGAACGTGGTGGCATCGACGACGGGGTGCGCGCCCGGGTCCTCGACGAGCTGGTAGCACGGCGCGTCCGGCGGCTGCAGCGCGAAGTCGTACTCCTCGTAGTACTCCTTCCATGCGCCCACCGGCTCGGCCGGCGCCACGAAGCGGGTCCACACCACCCGGTCGCCGAAGGCCTCGACCAGCCGGCGGATCCGGGGCCGGACCTCCTCGAACCGCGGCGCCGTCCACGGTGAGTCCTCGTCGCCGAAGACGTGCTGCAGGTCGACGACGACCAGCCAGCCCTCCGGCCCTGCACCCCCCGTGCCCACGCGGTCCACCCCTCTGCCCCCGTCGTCCCCGACCGGTGGTCCCGGCACCCCCGACCCTAACCGCCCCGCCCGGCCGCCCGACCTCGTCATCTGGTTAGGTGAGCCTTACCTGTTCGACCGAGGAGAACCCATGCGTTGCCACCCTGCCCTCCGCAGCGCCGCCACCGTCGCGGCCACCGCTCTCGTCCTCACCGGCTGCGGCGCCGGCGACGAGCCCACCGAGGGCGCGGCGCCCGAGGGGACGACCTCGTCGTCCGGCGCCTTCCCGGTGACCGTGGAGACCGCCTTCGGCGACGTCACCGTCGAGGACGAGCCGGCCCGCGTGGTGGCGCTGGGCTGGGGCGACGCCGAGACCGCGCTCGCCCTGGGCGTCCAGCCGGTCGGCGCCAGCGACTGGCTGGGTTTCGGCGGCGACGGCGTGGGCCCGTGGGCCGAGGGGCGCTACGACACCTCCCCGGAGATCATCGAGACGCTGGAGCCCAGCTACGAGGCGATCGCCGCACTGGACCCCGACCTGATCCTCGACACCAAGTCGGCCGCCACCCCGGAGCGGCACGAGGCGCTCAGCGCGATCGCACCCACCATCAGCCAGCCCGAGGGTGTCGGGCCGTACCAGACCGGGTGGGAGCAGCAGCTGGAGATGATCGGCCAGGCGCTCGGCAGGAGCGAGGAGGCCGACGAGCTGCAGGGCGAGGTCGACCAGGCCTTCGCCGACGCCGCCGCGGCGCACCCGGAGTTCGAGGGCACCGAGGTCGCCGTCGGCGCCTTCACCTCGGAGGGCTACGGCGCCTACGTCCGCGGTGACGCCCGGGTCGACTTCATGGAGCAGCTAGGCTTCGAGAACGCGCCGGCCATCCAGGAGATCGCGACGGACAACTTCTTCGTGCCGGTCAGCGAGGAGCAGCTGTCCCTGCTCGACGCCGAGCTGACCGTCGCCTTCCCGATCTTCGTCGAGGCGTCGGAGTTCACCGCCAGCCCGTTGTGGCAGTCGCTGGACTCGGTGCAGGACGGCCGCGCCGTCGTCCTGGAGGACCCGGACCTGATCAGCGCCTTCTCCAGCGGCTCGCCGCTGGGCATCCAGTACGCGATCGAGAACGCCGTCCCGCAGTTCGCGGACGCCCTGGGCTGATCACCGGCCCGCCGACGAAGTGCGCTGACGCCCAGTTCTCGGCGCGGGGACTGGGCGCCAGCGCACATCATCCAGCGGGGGGAGTCAGCCGCGCAGCCGCCCGGCTCCGTCGACGTCCCAGCTGCGGACGGCGGTGGCCAGCCGGGCGGTCAGCGCGCCCAGCAGGTCGGCCCCCTCGTCGGCGCTCGCGCCGGCCGGATCGCCGAGGACCCCGTTCGGGCTCACCGCCCGCACCCCCTCGGCCCGCAGCCGTGGCAGCAGCTCCTCGATCGGCGCGGTCTCACCGGCTCCGGCCCGGTCGCCCCGGACCGCATCCGGTTCCACGTGCAACATCAGCGACGTCTCGGTGCGACCGGCGTGCGCGTCGGCGCCCGGGAAGCCGCAGGGGAACCACGCGACGTCCCGCCCCTCCGACCGCACCCACGGCACGGCCGCCCGCAGCGCGTCGAGGTTGCCGCCGTGGCCGTTGACGATCAGCACCCGGCCCGCCCAGCGGCAGGCGGAGCGCCCGTACTCCACGAGCAGGCCGGTCAGCGCCTCGGTGCCGAGGGACACGGTGCCGGGGAAGTCCTCGTGCTCACCGCTGGCCCCGTACGCCAGCGCGGGGGCCAGCAGGGCGTCGTCCAGCAGCT encodes the following:
- a CDS encoding (2Fe-2S)-binding protein; this translates as MTRISVRVDGASYDDDVEPRTLLVHYLREQLGKVGTVVGCDTSNCGACTVHLDGEAVKSCTVFAVQADGAEVTTIEGVGQGGELHPVQKAFHEMHGLQCGYCTPGMIMASIDLLGENPDPSDDEVREGIEGNLCRCTGYQNIVRAVRHAAAEMRGNGSGPPTNGSVAPAEVDTAAAPHVVEAR
- a CDS encoding MFS transporter; protein product: MSAAPPAVDAPSLSPVRVVVAIVALALGGFAIGTTEFVTMGVLPDIAEGVGVDIPSAGHVISAYALGVVVGAPVIAAMSARLPRRALLVGLMAAFLAGNVLTALAPGYGTLLGARFLAGLPHGAYFGVASLVAASLVAPHLRGRAVSSVMLGLAVALVAGVPAATWLGQAAGWRSAYWLVVVLAAATVVAVLVVVPSSPGRPDATVRGELGALRRPQVLLTLAVGVVGFGGMFALYSYIAPVVTDVAELSRGTLPVVLLVYGVGGVIGTALAGRLGDWALFRSLGGSLVVLMAVLAATALVAPWAPGLVVGVFLVSVSGSTLAILLQLRLMETAGEAQMLGAALNHAALNLANALGAWVGGLVIAAGLGYRAPSAVGAGLAAAGLIPLAVSAVLRRRELRAPVAEVPAERVSAAV
- a CDS encoding GAF domain-containing protein, whose product is MTTAVNPWLALPDGAPTAARTRRLRAAHERLVTTSDLPADGAVRGVVVESWRRSLGSGVDPDGGLPPVELLDADLLAYRAAHPLAPVLPVIRRLLVQDAEADRMIVAVTDASGRMLWVEGDRQLRARAEGMNFVEGARWSEDVAGTNAPGTALAVDSPVQIYGSEHFRRTVQPWSCSAAPVHDPVTGALLGAIDVTGGDHVASPHVLTLVRATVAAVEAELRWLHRERPPGAAAAAAAGPARLEVLGHDRARLSLPGGHLELSVRHSELLFLLAEAAATGRGRTAAELAVECHAGAAATVTVRAELSRLRRLVGADLLGSRPYRLVGRLATDAQQVRRLVARGEVGPALERYRGPVLPGSLAPGVVLARDRLAAQLRRAVLSGRRPEHLLRYVQLPDGQGDAAVWHALQETLPVGSPRRAAAVAHLQRLRGGAGRLR
- a CDS encoding multidrug effflux MFS transporter, which encodes MTAVQDRADVPAVAPAPAVARPGAARIALTLGAFVALGPLTIDMYLPALPRIADDLLSTSATVQLTLTGTLIGLALGQLVIGPLSDAFGRRRPLLAGTALHVLASLLVLVAPNIAVLGSLRVLQGVGAAAGSVIALAVVRDLYVGRSAATMLSRLFLVLGAAPVLAPTIGGEVLRFTDWRGVFLLLAAYGVGMLAVGWKTLPETLPPERRRSSGVRGTLRTYGRLLHDRTYVGLVLVAGLTMAGLFSYVSGSSFVYQGQFGLDEQQFGLLFGAGAFWLIAATQLNPLLLRRWSPQQLLVAGTVLGALAGAALVALAGTGTGGLVGVTGALWAVLFACGLALPNAPALALSRHGDAAGSAAALLGAIQFGVGALVSPVVGLLGNDAVAIGLVVVTALSLAIAVLVTVVRPWQLPVADEVPAA
- a CDS encoding cysteine hydrolase family protein, translated to MGTGGAGPEGWLVVVDLQHVFGDEDSPWTAPRFEEVRPRIRRLVEAFGDRVVWTRFVAPAEPVGAWKEYYEEYDFALQPPDAPCYQLVEDPGAHPVVDATTFGKWGPELAGLVGEGPLTVAGVATDCCVVSTVLPAADAGVHVRVVTDACAGAGDEEHARALQVMGGYAPLVTFATTDEVLAGA
- a CDS encoding iron-siderophore ABC transporter substrate-binding protein; this translates as MRCHPALRSAATVAATALVLTGCGAGDEPTEGAAPEGTTSSSGAFPVTVETAFGDVTVEDEPARVVALGWGDAETALALGVQPVGASDWLGFGGDGVGPWAEGRYDTSPEIIETLEPSYEAIAALDPDLILDTKSAATPERHEALSAIAPTISQPEGVGPYQTGWEQQLEMIGQALGRSEEADELQGEVDQAFADAAAAHPEFEGTEVAVGAFTSEGYGAYVRGDARVDFMEQLGFENAPAIQEIATDNFFVPVSEEQLSLLDAELTVAFPIFVEASEFTASPLWQSLDSVQDGRAVVLEDPDLISAFSSGSPLGIQYAIENAVPQFADALG
- the mftE gene encoding mycofactocin biosynthesis peptidyl-dipeptidase MftE, with the translated sequence MFSLVGATWPELPARPLLVVPLGAVEQHGPHLPLDTDTVIATAAAAAVVELLDDALLAPALAYGASGEHEDFPGTVSLGTEALTGLLVEYGRSACRWAGRVLIVNGHGGNLDALRAAVPWVRSEGRDVAWFPCGFPGADAHAGRTETSLMLHVEPDAVRGDRAGAGETAPIEELLPRLRAEGVRAVSPNGVLGDPAGASADEGADLLGALTARLATAVRSWDVDGAGRLRG